One Fundidesulfovibrio terrae genomic window carries:
- the pbpC gene encoding penicillin-binding protein 1C, translating to MKRLYRALAWALAAACSLSFVFLALDWLFPFPVERLAPPASTVVTGSRGEPIRFFLARDQSWRFPVALDDIPAVYLDALLCAEDRRFFRHPGVDPAALAKALAANVLAGRVVRGGSTITMQVARLAEPKPRTYAAKIIECFRAFQLELHFSKPEILRCYANLAPFGGNITGLGAASWFYFGKSPDKLSLSEAALLAAIPRSPNRFQPVRHPHEARKARTLVLAAMAATGAAAPERAAEAAAQPLPGALKRPPLIAPHLAQMAVAQARAGAAPPARTHGGSDTLPALQTPAGASAIRTTLDSRIQEISRQAARSRLVELRAQGVGNAAVVVLDVKTRDVLALVGSDDFLDESRRGKVNAATAQRSPGSALKPFLYALAFQDGDISPQSLLLDIPITAGNYDPRNYDGNYRGRVEAQDALINSYNTPAVRLLAQAGPERFHKLLLDGGLAGLSRPTAHYGLALILGGGEVSLLDLTNLYATLARGGMHAPASFLTGVRHPEKRLLSPEACSLSASILSRLERPDLPGGAERASGLPTVAWKTGTSFGHRDAFAVGFSSRFVVGVWTGNVDGRPVKGISGMRQAAPLFFDIFRALEPDGSGLPRPEGLNLAEVEVCALSRQLPGPDCRERVAMTVIPGVTKLTPCLVHQRVLVDAATGLRVAGSCLDGRDVRQEVVTQYPAELTTWWRAGGMPVPAIPEPSPDCPEALAGQGPRITSPKAQAVYRLRPGSPEAFQRVGLAAQAGTDAGELHWFQDGILVREQGQGEGLFLELERGEHRLMVVDSRGRSDSVRFSVE from the coding sequence GTGAAGCGGTTGTATCGCGCCCTCGCGTGGGCGCTTGCGGCCGCGTGCTCGCTCTCTTTCGTGTTCCTCGCCCTGGACTGGCTCTTCCCCTTTCCCGTGGAGCGCCTGGCTCCTCCGGCTTCCACCGTGGTTACGGGCTCGCGCGGCGAGCCCATCCGCTTCTTCCTGGCCCGGGACCAGTCCTGGCGCTTCCCCGTGGCTCTTGACGACATCCCTGCCGTGTACCTGGACGCGCTGCTCTGCGCCGAGGACCGCCGGTTCTTCCGCCACCCCGGCGTGGACCCGGCGGCCCTGGCCAAGGCCCTGGCCGCCAACGTCCTGGCCGGGCGCGTGGTGCGGGGCGGGTCCACCATCACCATGCAGGTGGCTCGCCTGGCCGAACCCAAGCCGCGCACCTACGCAGCGAAAATCATCGAGTGCTTCCGGGCGTTCCAACTGGAGCTGCACTTCTCCAAGCCCGAAATCCTGCGCTGCTATGCCAACCTGGCCCCCTTCGGCGGCAACATCACGGGCCTGGGCGCCGCCAGCTGGTTCTATTTCGGCAAGTCGCCCGACAAGCTTTCGCTCTCCGAGGCGGCGCTTCTGGCGGCCATCCCGCGTTCGCCCAACCGCTTCCAGCCGGTGCGGCACCCACACGAGGCCCGCAAGGCCAGGACCCTCGTGCTGGCCGCCATGGCCGCCACCGGCGCGGCCGCCCCCGAACGGGCCGCCGAGGCGGCTGCGCAGCCCCTGCCCGGGGCGCTCAAGCGTCCGCCGCTCATCGCGCCGCACCTGGCCCAGATGGCCGTGGCCCAGGCCCGCGCCGGGGCCGCGCCTCCTGCCCGGACGCACGGCGGCTCGGATACTCTGCCCGCGCTCCAGACCCCGGCAGGGGCGTCCGCCATCCGCACCACCCTGGACAGCCGCATCCAGGAGATTTCCCGCCAGGCCGCCCGCTCGCGCCTGGTCGAGTTGCGCGCCCAGGGCGTGGGCAACGCCGCCGTGGTGGTGCTGGACGTGAAAACCCGCGACGTTCTGGCCCTGGTGGGTTCGGACGACTTCCTGGACGAATCCCGCCGGGGCAAGGTCAACGCGGCCACGGCCCAGCGCTCGCCGGGCTCGGCCCTCAAGCCGTTCCTCTACGCCCTGGCCTTCCAGGATGGCGATATCTCCCCCCAGAGCCTGCTCCTGGACATCCCCATCACCGCCGGAAACTACGACCCGCGCAACTACGACGGAAACTACCGGGGTCGCGTGGAGGCCCAGGACGCCCTCATCAACTCCTACAACACCCCGGCCGTGCGCCTGCTGGCCCAGGCCGGTCCGGAGCGCTTCCACAAGCTCCTGCTGGACGGCGGCCTGGCCGGGCTCTCGAGACCCACGGCCCACTACGGCCTCGCGCTCATCCTCGGCGGAGGAGAGGTGAGCCTCCTCGACCTGACCAACCTCTACGCCACGCTGGCGCGCGGGGGCATGCACGCCCCGGCCTCGTTCCTCACGGGCGTCCGGCATCCGGAAAAGCGCCTGCTTTCGCCGGAAGCCTGCTCTCTGTCGGCATCCATCCTCTCGCGCCTGGAGCGCCCCGACCTGCCCGGCGGAGCGGAACGCGCATCCGGGCTGCCCACCGTGGCCTGGAAGACCGGCACCTCCTTCGGCCACAGGGACGCCTTCGCCGTGGGGTTCTCGTCGCGCTTCGTGGTGGGCGTCTGGACGGGCAACGTGGACGGGCGGCCCGTGAAGGGCATCTCCGGCATGCGCCAGGCCGCGCCGCTCTTCTTCGACATATTCCGCGCCCTGGAGCCGGACGGGTCCGGGCTGCCGCGACCCGAAGGCCTCAACCTGGCCGAGGTGGAGGTCTGCGCCCTGTCGCGCCAGCTGCCTGGACCGGACTGCCGCGAGCGCGTCGCCATGACCGTCATCCCCGGCGTCACCAAGCTCACGCCCTGCCTGGTGCACCAGCGCGTGCTGGTGGACGCGGCCACAGGGCTGCGTGTGGCCGGAAGCTGCCTCGACGGCCGCGACGTGCGTCAGGAGGTCGTCACCCAGTACCCGGCAGAGCTCACCACCTGGTGGCGCGCCGGAGGCATGCCCGTGCCCGCCATCCCCGAGCCCAGCCCCGACTGCCCCGAAGCCCTGGCCGGGCAAGGGCCCCGCATCACCTCGCCCAAGGCCCAGGCCGTCTACCGCCTGCGGCCCGGCAGCCCCGAGGCGTTCCAGCGGGTGGGGCTGGCCGCCCAGGCCGGGACCGACGCCGGCGAGCTGCACTGGTTCCAGGACGGAATCCTGGTCCGGGAGCAGGGACAGGGAGAGGGACTGTTTCTCGAACTCGAGAGAGGCGAACACCGGCTCATGGTGGTGGACAGCCGGGGGCGGTCGGATTCGGTCAGGTTCTCGGTAGAGTAG
- the blaOXA gene encoding class D beta-lactamase produces MRMRLILFAVLLLQACAATANRQPSTTERADWGRHFQAAGVEGTMVLMKEGSGRMQVYNPARARTQYLPASTFKVLNSLIALETGVSAGPDTIFPWDGKEHPLPAWNRDLTMREAFAVSSVPVYQGIARAIGQERMARYVDAVKYGNADIGGGLDTFWLEGNLRISAVEQIDFLRRLYEEHLPFFKRSMDTVKDIMAQDRGAGWVIRSKTGWAGFYPKHTSGGPDIGWWVGWLERKGEVWFFALNIDLKGAEQAKARKDVVLAVLGAEGLLP; encoded by the coding sequence ATGCGTATGCGTCTTATCCTGTTCGCCGTGCTTCTGCTCCAGGCTTGCGCCGCCACCGCCAACCGCCAGCCTTCCACCACCGAGCGGGCCGACTGGGGCCGCCACTTTCAGGCCGCCGGGGTCGAGGGCACCATGGTGCTCATGAAGGAAGGCTCCGGCCGGATGCAGGTCTACAACCCGGCCAGGGCCAGGACGCAGTACCTGCCCGCGTCCACGTTCAAGGTGCTGAACAGCCTGATCGCCCTGGAGACCGGCGTGTCCGCCGGGCCCGACACCATCTTCCCCTGGGACGGCAAAGAGCACCCCCTACCCGCCTGGAACCGCGACCTCACCATGCGCGAGGCCTTCGCGGTCTCAAGCGTCCCCGTGTACCAGGGCATCGCCCGCGCCATCGGCCAGGAGCGCATGGCCCGCTACGTGGACGCCGTGAAATACGGCAACGCAGACATCGGGGGCGGCCTCGACACCTTCTGGCTGGAGGGGAACCTGCGCATCAGCGCCGTGGAGCAGATCGACTTCCTGCGTCGCCTCTACGAGGAGCACCTGCCGTTCTTCAAACGCTCCATGGACACCGTAAAGGACATCATGGCCCAGGACAGGGGGGCCGGCTGGGTGATCCGCTCCAAGACCGGCTGGGCGGGGTTCTATCCCAAGCACACCAGCGGCGGACCCGACATCGGCTGGTGGGTGGGCTGGCTGGAGCGCAAGGGCGAGGTCTGGTTCTTCGCACTCAACATCGACCTGAAGGGCGCGGAGCAGGCCAAGGCGCGCAAGGACGTGGTGCTGGCGGTGCTTGGGGCCGAGGGTTTGTTGCCCTAG
- a CDS encoding substrate-binding periplasmic protein, translating into MRMRKGWAGVAALAVILGVLASKLLSLAAAPKVMTFVSLNWEPYAAETIPGNGFTTEIIAEACKRAGYEAQFTFMPWKRVLAETEAGDFDALFNAYHSEDRARRYALSEPYAASPLVVCAKAGSGVRYDGTLESLKPYRIGVVAGYVNTPEFDGASFLNKEETLSDITNLKKLIQGRVDLIVIDKYTAIQLLKSSPTLEAGLSDVVFLSPELDNKPLYAMFSRKKDGYREKRDAFNRGLKAVQQDGTVNAILEKYGFSRQE; encoded by the coding sequence ATGCGGATGCGCAAAGGATGGGCGGGCGTGGCGGCGCTGGCGGTGATCCTGGGAGTGCTTGCGTCCAAGTTGCTGTCCCTGGCCGCGGCGCCCAAGGTCATGACCTTCGTGAGCCTGAACTGGGAGCCGTACGCGGCCGAGACCATCCCGGGAAACGGGTTCACCACGGAGATTATCGCCGAGGCGTGTAAGCGGGCCGGGTACGAGGCGCAGTTCACCTTCATGCCGTGGAAACGCGTGCTGGCTGAAACCGAGGCGGGGGACTTCGACGCCCTTTTCAACGCCTACCACTCCGAGGACAGGGCGAGAAGGTACGCCCTGTCGGAGCCGTATGCGGCCAGCCCGCTGGTGGTGTGCGCCAAAGCCGGAAGCGGCGTCCGTTACGACGGGACGCTCGAGAGCCTCAAGCCGTACAGGATCGGGGTTGTCGCCGGATACGTCAACACGCCCGAATTCGACGGCGCTTCATTCCTGAACAAGGAAGAGACGCTGAGCGACATCACCAATCTCAAGAAGCTCATACAGGGAAGAGTCGATCTCATCGTCATCGACAAATACACGGCGATCCAGCTGCTCAAGTCGTCGCCTACCCTGGAAGCCGGGCTGAGCGATGTCGTGTTCCTCAGTCCGGAACTGGACAACAAGCCGCTCTACGCCATGTTTTCCAGGAAAAAGGATGGATACAGGGAAAAAAGGGATGCGTTCAACCGCGGCCTCAAGGCCGTCCAGCAGGATGGAACGGTGAACGCCATCCTGGAGAAATACGGCTTCTCCCGTCAGGAATGA
- a CDS encoding DUF721 domain-containing protein — MRALGELIIGFASRRDAGLGFRLAMLWPRWREVLGDVAPYAFPLGHRRSILLLGVEDAMAMQESIYDGPDVLDKVNAFLGQQLFDKVQFDLLQGKTPLSAISGEAPTYWRLPSPRIARLGGLNLDPNTAVGRSYAAYVRQFGPGR; from the coding sequence ATGCGCGCGCTGGGGGAGCTCATCATCGGCTTCGCCAGCCGCCGCGACGCGGGCCTAGGGTTCCGCCTGGCCATGCTCTGGCCCAGGTGGCGCGAGGTGCTGGGCGACGTGGCCCCCTACGCCTTCCCCCTGGGGCACCGCCGCTCCATCCTGCTTTTGGGCGTGGAAGACGCCATGGCCATGCAGGAGAGCATCTACGACGGTCCCGACGTGCTGGACAAGGTCAACGCCTTCCTGGGACAACAACTCTTTGACAAGGTCCAATTCGATCTGCTACAGGGCAAAACCCCTCTGAGCGCCATATCAGGCGAGGCTCCGACCTATTGGCGACTGCCGTCGCCAAGGATCGCACGCCTGGGGGGCCTGAACCTGGACCCGAACACCGCCGTGGGGCGCTCGTATGCGGCCTACGTCCGCCAGTTTGGCCCCGGCAGGTGA
- the metK gene encoding methionine adenosyltransferase produces the protein MVAASKGKYLFTSESVTEGHPDKVADQISDAVLDTIFRQDPEARVACETLVTTGVAFIAGEITTSAFADFAGIVRETVKNVGYNSSQMGFDWETCAVISSIDKQSADIAQGVDRTKPEEQGAGDQGMMFGFAVNETDTLMPAPIYYAHKLSRRLAYVRKENILDFLRPDGKTQVCVEYEDGKPVRIDNIVVSTQHDEHVAYDDLVDAIKHEVIGKALPENLVDKNTKIYINPTGRFVIGGPLGDCGLTGRKIIQDTYGGMGHHGGGAFSGKDPSKVDRSAAYFARYVAKNVVASGAAHRCEVQIAYAIGVAEPVSVLVSSAGTSKFSDAELTKAVRAVFDMRPYFITKRLDLKRPIYGLTSCYGHFGRELPEFTWEKTDAVADLKTALKI, from the coding sequence ATGGTCGCTGCTTCCAAAGGCAAGTATCTCTTCACCTCCGAATCCGTCACCGAGGGCCATCCCGACAAGGTCGCGGACCAGATTTCCGACGCCGTCCTGGACACCATCTTCCGCCAGGACCCCGAAGCCCGCGTGGCTTGCGAGACCCTCGTGACCACCGGCGTGGCCTTCATCGCCGGCGAGATCACCACCTCGGCCTTCGCCGATTTCGCGGGCATCGTGCGCGAGACCGTGAAGAACGTGGGCTACAACAGCTCCCAGATGGGCTTCGACTGGGAGACCTGCGCGGTCATCTCCTCCATCGACAAGCAGTCCGCCGACATCGCCCAGGGCGTGGACCGCACCAAGCCCGAAGAGCAGGGCGCCGGCGACCAGGGCATGATGTTCGGGTTCGCGGTCAACGAGACCGACACCCTCATGCCCGCCCCCATCTACTACGCCCACAAGCTGTCGCGCCGCTTGGCCTACGTCCGCAAGGAGAACATCCTCGACTTCCTGCGCCCCGACGGCAAGACCCAGGTCTGCGTGGAGTACGAAGACGGCAAGCCCGTGCGCATCGACAACATCGTCGTCTCCACCCAGCACGACGAGCACGTGGCCTACGACGACCTGGTCGACGCCATCAAGCACGAGGTCATCGGCAAGGCCCTGCCCGAGAACCTGGTGGACAAGAACACCAAGATCTACATCAACCCCACCGGCCGGTTCGTCATCGGCGGCCCCCTGGGCGACTGCGGCCTCACCGGACGCAAGATCATCCAGGACACCTACGGCGGCATGGGCCACCACGGCGGCGGCGCCTTCTCCGGCAAGGACCCCTCCAAGGTGGACCGCTCCGCGGCCTACTTCGCCCGCTACGTGGCCAAGAACGTGGTGGCCTCCGGCGCCGCCCACCGCTGCGAAGTGCAGATCGCCTACGCCATCGGCGTGGCCGAGCCTGTCTCCGTGCTGGTGAGTTCCGCCGGGACCAGCAAGTTCTCCGACGCCGAGTTGACCAAGGCCGTGCGCGCCGTGTTCGACATGCGCCCCTACTTCATCACCAAGCGCCTGGACCTCAAGCGCCCCATCTACGGGCTGACCTCCTGCTACGGCCACTTCGGCCGCGAGCTGCCCGAGTTCACCTGGGAGAAGACCGACGCCGTGGCCGACCTCAAGACCGCGCTGAAGATCTAG
- the panC gene encoding pantoate--beta-alanine ligase, whose amino-acid sequence MQIITSPKEFQSLCWSWRAQGVTSAFVPTMGYLHQGHLSLLEWGRSNAQKLAASIFVNPTQFGPGEDLSRYPRDAEGDAAKARDAGVDVLFMPEPAAMYPSGFATSVSVSGLTGGLCGRSRPGHFDGVAVVVTKLLMLSMPTTAVFGQKDWQQLAVIRRMVADLDIPVAIEGRPILREDDGLALSSRNVYLTPEERAQAPEIHKGLLLAREMAADGERSPRKVLAAVADHYRAKLPGASVDYIECVHPETIQPVGDVAGPALLAVAVKFSGARLIDNMLLH is encoded by the coding sequence ATGCAGATCATCACCTCTCCCAAAGAGTTCCAGTCCCTGTGCTGGTCCTGGCGCGCCCAGGGCGTCACCAGCGCATTCGTTCCCACCATGGGCTACCTGCACCAGGGGCACCTGTCCCTGCTGGAATGGGGCCGGAGCAACGCACAGAAGCTCGCAGCCAGCATCTTCGTCAACCCCACCCAGTTCGGCCCGGGCGAGGACCTCTCCCGCTATCCCCGCGATGCCGAGGGCGACGCCGCCAAGGCCCGCGACGCCGGAGTGGACGTGCTCTTCATGCCCGAACCCGCCGCCATGTACCCTTCGGGATTCGCCACTTCGGTGAGCGTATCCGGGCTCACGGGGGGGCTGTGCGGGCGCTCCCGGCCCGGCCACTTCGACGGCGTGGCCGTGGTGGTGACCAAGCTGCTGATGCTTTCCATGCCCACCACCGCCGTGTTCGGCCAGAAGGACTGGCAGCAGCTGGCGGTGATCCGGCGCATGGTGGCGGACCTGGACATCCCCGTGGCCATCGAAGGCCGCCCCATCCTGCGCGAGGACGACGGGCTGGCCCTCAGTTCCCGCAACGTCTACCTCACGCCCGAGGAACGCGCCCAGGCCCCGGAAATCCACAAGGGCCTGCTCCTGGCCCGGGAGATGGCCGCGGACGGCGAGCGCTCGCCCCGTAAAGTCCTGGCGGCGGTGGCCGATCATTACCGGGCCAAGCTGCCCGGCGCGTCCGTGGATTATATAGAATGCGTCCACCCGGAGACCATCCAGCCGGTGGGCGACGTGGCCGGTCCGGCGCTTCTGGCCGTGGCCGTGAAGTTCTCGGGGGCGCGGCTCATCGACAACATGCTTCTGCACTAA
- the truA gene encoding tRNA pseudouridine(38-40) synthase TruA, translated as MEDTVRLKFTLAYQGTDFAGWQIQPEGFGRSVQACLEDALSRLSGRFVRAHGASRTDSGVHALCQVAHADVPAARLHLPWLRAVNALLPRDVAVTSVETVDRSFHARYAATSKTYTYTLWHQSNFVLPQRRPFVWDTGPLDLAAMELAARELTGEHDFSAFQNAGTPVKKTVRTVDAIVLRPGQPPHESVWAVTGEGFLKQMVRNIMGCLVEVGRGKANAETVRSLLATKDRSLAPATAPARGLCLELMEFGQRERRPGQTDPGRDHPDRPSGEEVLGGAGGFGPR; from the coding sequence ATGGAAGACACCGTCCGCCTGAAATTCACCCTGGCCTATCAGGGCACGGACTTCGCGGGGTGGCAGATACAGCCCGAGGGGTTCGGCCGCTCCGTGCAGGCATGCCTGGAAGACGCCCTGTCGCGCCTGTCCGGGAGGTTCGTGCGCGCCCATGGGGCCTCGCGCACCGACTCCGGCGTCCACGCCCTCTGCCAGGTGGCCCACGCCGACGTGCCCGCCGCCCGCCTGCACCTGCCCTGGCTGCGCGCCGTCAATGCCCTGCTTCCCAGGGACGTGGCCGTCACGTCCGTCGAAACCGTGGACCGCTCGTTCCATGCCCGCTACGCGGCCACCTCCAAGACCTACACCTACACCCTCTGGCACCAGTCCAACTTCGTGCTACCCCAGCGCCGCCCCTTCGTCTGGGACACGGGCCCCCTGGACCTGGCCGCCATGGAGCTGGCCGCGCGCGAACTCACCGGCGAGCACGACTTCTCCGCCTTCCAGAACGCGGGCACCCCCGTGAAGAAGACCGTGCGCACCGTGGACGCCATCGTGCTCCGCCCCGGGCAGCCGCCCCACGAGAGCGTCTGGGCCGTGACCGGCGAGGGGTTCCTCAAGCAGATGGTGCGCAACATCATGGGCTGCCTGGTGGAGGTGGGCAGGGGTAAAGCAAACGCGGAAACCGTCCGATCCCTATTGGCGACGAAGGACAGGTCCCTTGCACCGGCCACGGCTCCGGCCAGGGGACTCTGCCTCGAACTGATGGAGTTCGGACAGCGTGAGCGACGACCCGGTCAAACCGATCCAGGCAGGGACCATCCAGACCGCCCTTCAGGTGAAGAAGTACTGGGCGGCGCAGGAGGTTTTGGGCCGCGCTGA
- a CDS encoding MotE family protein encodes MSKKNSARNRQASTKWQPFATRLRLSKLVLAVAVLAGAKLALLLAMGFVSQPSGAPKAVALAPAQPVARTAAPAQALPAAPAKAVEAVRAAILEDSQALAAQQAPAPAEKKPAQSQQPESVLSIQQLKARAEALDRQEQALKTLEADLNARLAKLQELETTLKGMLSEAKSIKEEKMRHLIDVYTNMKPKQAASVLETLDENIAVKILSGMKGRQAGEILTGVSAKKAAKLSEELTKLQIGPDLPEKP; translated from the coding sequence ATGAGCAAGAAGAACTCCGCAAGGAACAGGCAGGCTTCGACGAAATGGCAACCATTCGCTACCAGGCTCCGGCTTTCTAAGCTGGTCCTGGCCGTTGCCGTCCTGGCTGGCGCCAAGCTGGCGTTGCTTTTGGCCATGGGCTTCGTCTCCCAGCCTTCCGGTGCGCCCAAGGCCGTGGCCCTCGCGCCCGCCCAGCCCGTCGCCCGTACCGCAGCCCCTGCGCAGGCTTTGCCCGCCGCTCCGGCCAAGGCCGTGGAAGCGGTCCGCGCCGCCATCCTCGAAGATTCCCAGGCCCTGGCCGCCCAGCAGGCCCCGGCTCCGGCGGAGAAGAAACCAGCCCAGTCCCAGCAGCCCGAATCCGTGCTCTCCATACAGCAGCTCAAGGCCCGCGCCGAGGCCCTGGACCGCCAGGAACAGGCCCTCAAGACCCTGGAGGCGGACCTGAACGCCCGGCTGGCCAAGCTCCAGGAGCTGGAGACCACCCTCAAGGGGATGCTCAGCGAAGCCAAGTCCATCAAGGAAGAGAAGATGCGCCACTTGATCGACGTGTACACCAACATGAAGCCCAAGCAGGCCGCCTCAGTGCTGGAGACCCTGGACGAGAACATCGCCGTCAAGATTCTGTCTGGCATGAAGGGCCGCCAGGCGGGCGAGATCCTGACCGGCGTCTCGGCCAAGAAGGCCGCCAAGCTCTCCGAGGAGCTGACCAAGCTCCAGATCGGCCCGGACCTTCCCGAGAAGCCGTAG
- the fliJ gene encoding flagellar export protein FliJ has product MAKPFRFNLQKVLDYRAQLEDQAKLALAKAQQLHQEQLRLIKSLDETLTAHLENMASKATSSSAEIWLGRNYAKRLAADLVVSRQTEARLAQDVISRRQELVTKAKDRKLLEKLKETQAKRHEQEELRKEQAGFDEMATIRYQAPAF; this is encoded by the coding sequence ATGGCCAAACCGTTTCGCTTCAACCTGCAGAAGGTCCTCGACTACCGCGCCCAGCTGGAAGACCAGGCCAAACTGGCCTTGGCCAAGGCCCAGCAGCTCCACCAGGAGCAACTGCGCCTGATCAAGTCCCTGGACGAGACCCTGACGGCGCACCTGGAGAACATGGCCTCCAAGGCCACCTCCAGTTCCGCCGAGATCTGGCTCGGGCGCAACTACGCCAAAAGACTGGCGGCCGATCTCGTCGTCTCCCGGCAGACCGAAGCCCGGCTGGCCCAGGACGTGATTTCACGCAGGCAAGAGCTGGTGACCAAGGCCAAGGATCGCAAGCTTCTGGAAAAACTCAAGGAAACACAGGCAAAACGCCATGAGCAAGAAGAACTCCGCAAGGAACAGGCAGGCTTCGACGAAATGGCAACCATTCGCTACCAGGCTCCGGCTTTCTAA
- a CDS encoding Crp/Fnr family transcriptional regulator: MTTKPSATQTILAKVPLFSSLSSAQLSTLENNSAVMKMDKGQVVFFEGGDANGLYVLLAGQVKIYKSSPEGKEQILHVLGPGEPFAEVPMFQGSKFPANAMVIQPSSVLYIEKTVLMRLMERDAGLAMAMLAALSQRLRQMSTMIGQLTLREVPARLAAYLLHKADEKDSETFVLDMSKGHLAGFLGATREALSRALAKLEDQGFISMDNRTITIADRDRLWDLAEGEIKLK, translated from the coding sequence ATGACAACCAAACCCAGCGCCACCCAGACCATTTTGGCCAAGGTCCCCCTGTTTTCGAGCCTCAGCTCCGCGCAGCTCTCCACGCTCGAGAACAACTCCGCCGTGATGAAGATGGACAAGGGTCAGGTTGTGTTCTTCGAGGGGGGAGACGCCAACGGGCTCTACGTGCTCCTGGCGGGGCAGGTGAAGATTTACAAGTCCTCGCCCGAAGGCAAGGAGCAGATCCTCCACGTGCTCGGCCCCGGCGAACCCTTCGCCGAAGTGCCCATGTTCCAGGGATCCAAGTTCCCGGCCAACGCCATGGTCATCCAGCCGAGCAGCGTGCTCTACATCGAAAAGACCGTGCTCATGCGCCTCATGGAGCGCGACGCTGGGCTGGCCATGGCCATGCTGGCCGCGCTCTCCCAGCGTCTGCGCCAGATGTCCACCATGATCGGCCAGCTCACCCTGCGTGAGGTCCCGGCCCGCCTGGCCGCCTACCTGCTGCACAAGGCGGACGAAAAGGACTCGGAGACCTTCGTGCTGGACATGAGCAAGGGCCACCTGGCGGGATTTCTCGGGGCCACGCGCGAGGCCCTGTCGCGGGCTCTGGCCAAGCTGGAGGACCAGGGGTTCATCTCCATGGACAACCGCACCATCACCATAGCCGACCGCGACCGCCTCTGGGACCTGGCCGAGGGCGAGATCAAGCTCAAGTAG
- a CDS encoding 4Fe-4S binding protein yields the protein MFKKTLLILAVVLGGLIPAAHANRWHGLPEALAWLVPLAFLFARREFIRRVCQALMLAGTWVTLESMFFFIKLRLSMGMPWVRLAAILTLASLVPLLAVWALQHPFFRPRRSSSGPDNASSDAKRIGSAEDESLCPPEASSPQPLRPVPVPLPLTPLRLVSGAPSPWPAFTASLLTFLGLTMVQLKVPTPMLLAERFVPGSGWLEAVLLALYAGFVVEAMLLPRRSPVVRRRIWSLFSLVFFGQLALGLLGFGRFLMTGALHLPVPALIAAGPLYRGEGLFMLILFGVTVLLVGPGWCSHLCYIGAWDSAMAGAKKRPGPVPAWLRRGRMVLAATVFASAWIMGRVGVPVAWAAGLAAGFGLIGVGIMVGASRRAGVMTHCTGWCPMGLVAGVLGKISPWRLRIREGCTSCGACSLACRYDALRPEDLASGRPGVSCSLCGDCLERCPRGEMELTVFGRGGKGVRAAYVALAVALHAVFLGVARL from the coding sequence ATGTTCAAAAAGACGTTGCTTATTCTGGCGGTGGTCCTGGGCGGACTGATCCCGGCGGCCCACGCCAACCGTTGGCACGGCCTGCCTGAAGCCCTGGCGTGGCTCGTGCCGCTGGCCTTTCTCTTCGCGCGCCGCGAATTCATCCGCCGCGTCTGTCAGGCGCTCATGCTGGCCGGAACCTGGGTCACGCTCGAATCCATGTTCTTTTTCATCAAGCTGCGCCTGTCCATGGGGATGCCCTGGGTGCGCCTGGCAGCGATTCTGACCCTGGCCTCCCTGGTTCCCCTCCTGGCCGTCTGGGCCCTGCAGCACCCTTTCTTCCGCCCACGCCGGAGCTCGTCGGGGCCTGACAATGCATCCTCCGACGCGAAGCGAATCGGGAGTGCAGAGGACGAATCCCTTTGCCCGCCGGAGGCTTCTTCTCCCCAGCCTCTTCGTCCCGTCCCCGTACCCCTGCCTCTCACCCCTCTTCGCCTTGTCTCCGGCGCTCCCTCCCCCTGGCCCGCCTTCACGGCGAGCCTCCTGACATTCCTCGGCCTGACCATGGTGCAGCTCAAGGTGCCCACGCCCATGCTGCTTGCGGAGCGCTTCGTGCCGGGCTCCGGATGGCTGGAGGCCGTGCTGCTCGCGCTCTACGCAGGCTTCGTGGTGGAGGCGATGCTCCTTCCCCGCCGCTCCCCGGTGGTGCGCAGGCGCATCTGGAGCCTCTTCTCCCTGGTCTTTTTCGGTCAGCTGGCCTTGGGGCTCCTGGGATTTGGGCGCTTCCTCATGACCGGGGCGCTGCACCTGCCGGTGCCGGCGCTTATCGCGGCGGGGCCGCTGTACCGGGGCGAGGGGCTCTTCATGCTGATCCTGTTCGGGGTCACGGTGCTTCTGGTGGGGCCGGGCTGGTGCAGCCACCTGTGCTACATCGGGGCCTGGGACTCGGCCATGGCCGGAGCGAAAAAACGCCCCGGCCCTGTCCCGGCGTGGCTGCGGCGCGGGCGCATGGTCCTGGCCGCGACGGTGTTCGCCTCGGCCTGGATCATGGGCCGGGTCGGTGTCCCGGTTGCGTGGGCGGCGGGGCTGGCAGCGGGGTTCGGGCTGATTGGGGTGGGCATCATGGTGGGGGCGTCGCGCCGCGCGGGGGTCATGACCCACTGCACGGGCTGGTGCCCCATGGGGCTCGTGGCCGGGGTGCTGGGCAAGATTTCGCCTTGGCGGCTGCGCATCCGCGAGGGCTGCACGTCCTGCGGGGCCTGCTCCCTGGCCTGCCGTTACGACGCCCTGCGCCCGGAGGACCTAGCGTCCGGGCGTCCGGGCGTCTCCTGCTCGCTGTGTGGCGACTGCCTGGAGCGCTGCCCGCGCGGTGAGATGGAGCTGACGGTCTTCGGACGCGGCGGCAAAGGCGTCCGGGCGGCGTATGTTGCGCTGGCGGTGGCGCTGCACGCGGTGTTTCTGGGCGTGGCGCGGCTATGA